A genome region from Acinetobacter lwoffii includes the following:
- a CDS encoding MetQ/NlpA family ABC transporter substrate-binding protein has protein sequence MKKLLGVILSASVLTLTGCGKQEAPATDAAQSKDANGLQTVTMASTGSDADVWRYIATLPETKAAGIKLDVKNFTDYVSMNTAVANKEIDVNAFQSYAYMVAYNDANTAKIVPLSTTYLEPMGIYSSKVKSLNEFKTGATIAIPNDGANESRALLLLQSAGLVKLKAGFDNVKGTTSDVTENAKQIVIKPIQMATAVRVKDEVDAIVLGNTLAMEGGLNVLKDAIYYEPIDQSTKMNVNVLAVAADRQNDPVLQKVGALYHTPAVKAYVDEHFGGTKVAVNKPVTYLTESK, from the coding sequence ATGAAAAAGTTACTTGGCGTTATCTTGAGTGCCTCTGTATTGACTTTAACTGGGTGTGGTAAACAAGAAGCGCCTGCCACTGATGCAGCGCAAAGCAAAGATGCTAATGGTCTTCAAACTGTAACTATGGCTTCGACCGGTTCAGATGCAGACGTATGGCGTTATATCGCGACCCTGCCTGAAACCAAAGCAGCCGGTATCAAACTTGATGTGAAAAATTTTACTGACTATGTGTCAATGAACACGGCAGTAGCCAACAAAGAAATTGATGTGAATGCATTCCAGTCTTATGCCTATATGGTGGCTTACAACGATGCCAACACAGCCAAAATTGTACCTCTATCTACCACTTATTTAGAGCCAATGGGTATTTACTCAAGCAAAGTGAAATCTTTAAACGAGTTTAAAACTGGTGCAACCATTGCTATTCCTAACGACGGCGCAAACGAATCACGTGCATTATTACTTTTACAATCAGCAGGTCTGGTTAAGTTAAAAGCTGGTTTTGACAATGTCAAAGGCACAACGTCTGATGTGACCGAAAATGCAAAACAAATCGTGATTAAGCCGATTCAAATGGCGACTGCAGTACGCGTAAAAGACGAAGTGGATGCGATTGTGCTGGGCAATACCCTGGCAATGGAAGGTGGTTTAAACGTATTAAAAGATGCGATTTACTATGAGCCAATTGATCAAAGCACAAAAATGAACGTCAACGTATTAGCGGTTGCAGCAGACCGTCAAAACGATCCAGTCCTGCAAAAAGTAGGTGCGTTGTATCATACGCCAGCAGTAAAAGCATATGTTGATGAACATTTTGGTGGTACGAAAGTTGCGGTAAACAAACCGGTGACGTATTTAACTGAATCAAAATAG